The Dreissena polymorpha isolate Duluth1 chromosome 4, UMN_Dpol_1.0, whole genome shotgun sequence region aatatgaaagagatcggtaaagtattgaaggtgctatgagaaactgtaaacaaataagtgtgatggaaaaagtatattattagcctctgtgaccttgaccccagtgacctcaaacctcatcaaaaggtagaggtccatgcaaggtacctacatgccaaataaattatatgaaataattcagtaaagtattaaaggtgctatgagaaacagtatattattagcctcggtgaccttgaccttgaccccagtgacctcaaacctcatcaaaagatcaaaaggtagaggtccatgcaaggtacctacatgccaaatatgaaagagatcagtaaagtattgaaggtgctatgagaaatggTTACAAATgtgtgacggaaaaagtatattattattagcctcggtgaccttgacccagtgacctcaaacctcatcaaaaggtagaggtcaatgcaaggtacctacatgccaaatatgaaagagatcggttaagtattaaagttgctatgagaaactgtaacaaaagtgtgaccgaaGGAACGAAgtacggaagtaaggaaggaacttcaaactggcaacttatgctccccaaaatttttcggggagcataaaaaaacaactccAAAAAGCATCGTAAATACAAAGTTCTAGATTCTTCGACATTGAATCAATAATCTATATGCAAATTTGATAACACAATCAAGTGAGCCCCCTGAAGCAATCTCAGTGCAACCTTACCTTTATATTTACGCCTGTGAGTGCCCTGTTTTCTTTGTCCTCTttcatttttgcatttatttcctattttagtttaaaatccacataattaaaaaatactttaaaactcGGCAGTGATACTTGAACCTGGACACAAACATGACTGCTGAGACAGCTATGCTCAACATAATAAAATATGGGCAAATTACAAAGGAATGAGTGGATCACTGCAGATGAAGTGTCTTGCACAGAAAAGGTTCATTATGAACACATATTTGTATTTCCATTTAATAGCTCTAGAAAAGTGGaaataatttttacaattaaagCATTAGAATATCTGTAGGCAATACAGAATTCAGAAGGTTTAATTTTAAGTTTACCACATACTTTTATTGCTGAGGACTCCTTGCGCAGTTCATTGAAGACGAGGGCTATTGCCTCTGGGTTGACTCCACTCTCACACAGCCGTACGACAGTGGCCAGTGTCTCCAGATCCAGGCCTGTGTTCAGTATGCGAGACATCTCCATCAATACTGAAAGTGACAGAACAACATGTCCAACACAATGAAAATTCAACATCACCATAGCATAGATTGGATTGTCTCAAAAACACAGTTGACAACAACAGAAGTGTATTTGatttcaattaaaatgtttttattaggGAAATGACACGCATGTGGGTAAGAACCAGACAACCATTTAGCTAAGTACATAGTCATTGAATGAAGCCAGGACATGCCTGCAAGCACAGGTCAATGTTAAACTAGGCTTGCTCAGATTCTTCATATTATGTTATACAGCAGGGCTGGTCAAGTTGTTGTATTTTTGGTATTAAGTAACTAGAACTGGTAGAACTTCTACTTTCCATCGATAAGAGGAGTACAGTGCTAGAGTTTCAATGATCTTGAGTTTGAGCGTTGCATATAAAAGAAGCGGTGacaataaaatatttgcaaattgtGTAAAGCTTCAACAAATTGATAAGAAGTTTGCCATACCTGCCAAACCTAAAAATGGCGAAATGAAATAAGCAAACACATAACTTaatcagggtcttccccaggccatttaagcgccccttgccggggcgcttgaatttcgaaatcagagtccccggggcgcttgaaattttccgatcagtgtatttttcagtaaaaggaagtggagattgtccaaaaaaatcaaggtttccctatcagtgtatcaatatttcctgttttaaaagagcactcggtacctactttcacaagtaatcgccataaacaccacatggggtaatggataatccactgataagagaatagcatgacgcgcgtatcgattattctagccacattacacggtcatttaaatgctgacaaggatgtatctggtaactttccagtcgtcaaactgtgaagttcatcgtccaatcggttacgcgaatgcttatgagggcggggttaactatcgaccattatttttgattgacgtcgggcatgaagtaagagtttatcgcagcttgattagcaagaagttgtaccatttgagcaatataaaaccggtaattagtacagtacagaacattaaagacggtttcgggcatcatcatcacacctttttactgtaaacaagtgttacctatgactcataattaatacg contains the following coding sequences:
- the LOC127877579 gene encoding mitotic-spindle organizing protein 1-like gives rise to the protein MTDVGKTKPSSAKETMDVLMEMSRILNTGLDLETLATVVRLCESGVNPEAIALVFNELRKESSAIKNDSNQSGS